The following proteins come from a genomic window of Flavobacterium eburneipallidum:
- a CDS encoding NADH:flavin oxidoreductase — protein MNTTNLFTPFNLKSLNLKNRIVMAPMTRSFSPNGIPTDEVAAYYQKRAEGEVGLILSEGTVIDRPSSSNDANVPHFYGDQALNGWQKVIDEVHAAGGQMGPQIWHMGIMDNHHSGWVPPVPFEGPSGLNRPDFNNGNTMSEKDIEDTIIAFGKAAADAKRLGFDTIEIHGAHGYLIDQFFRAETNLRTDIYGGKTLKERNRFAIEVVKEIRKQVGNDFAVIMRFSQFKPSDYNYKLAKTPQEMDAWLTPLVDAGVDILHCSQRRFWEPEFEKSDLNFAGWAKKLTGTPTITVGSVGLSSDFFGAFAGESSEPTSLDELNRRFDRGDFDLVAVGRPLLSDPNWTAKIKAGKTDELVGFSKEALGELVL, from the coding sequence ATGAATACAACTAATTTATTTACGCCTTTCAACCTAAAGTCGCTAAATCTTAAAAACAGAATCGTAATGGCGCCAATGACGCGCTCTTTTTCTCCAAACGGAATTCCAACGGATGAAGTTGCCGCTTACTATCAAAAAAGAGCCGAAGGCGAAGTGGGTTTAATATTATCCGAAGGAACTGTTATTGACAGACCATCTTCGTCTAATGATGCCAATGTTCCTCATTTTTATGGCGATCAGGCATTGAATGGATGGCAAAAAGTAATCGATGAAGTTCACGCTGCTGGAGGTCAAATGGGTCCACAAATCTGGCACATGGGCATTATGGATAATCACCATTCGGGCTGGGTGCCGCCAGTTCCTTTTGAAGGGCCGTCAGGATTGAACCGTCCGGATTTCAATAACGGGAATACGATGTCTGAAAAGGATATTGAAGACACCATTATTGCTTTCGGGAAAGCGGCTGCCGATGCTAAAAGATTGGGTTTTGACACTATCGAAATTCACGGTGCGCACGGGTATTTAATTGACCAATTCTTCAGAGCTGAAACCAATTTGCGTACCGATATTTATGGTGGAAAAACCTTAAAAGAACGCAATCGTTTTGCTATTGAAGTCGTGAAAGAAATCAGAAAACAAGTAGGCAATGATTTTGCGGTAATTATGCGGTTTTCTCAATTCAAACCTTCGGATTACAATTATAAACTGGCGAAAACTCCACAAGAAATGGATGCTTGGCTTACGCCTCTTGTTGATGCTGGAGTTGATATTTTGCATTGTTCGCAACGCCGTTTTTGGGAACCTGAATTTGAAAAATCAGATTTGAATTTTGCTGGTTGGGCCAAAAAACTGACTGGAACACCAACCATTACTGTGGGTTCTGTTGGACTTTCTAGCGATTTCTTTGGTGCCTTTGCAGGCGAAAGTTCTGAACCCACTTCATTAGACGAATTGAACAGACGTTTCGACAGAGGCGATTTTGATTTGGTTGCCGTTGGAAGACCTTTACTGTCTGATCCCAACTGGACAGCAAAAATAAAAGCTGGAAAAACGGATGAGCTTGTTGGTTTTAGCAAAGAAGCTTTAGGAGAATTGGTTTTATAA
- a CDS encoding TolC family protein, with translation MKKYTTKIVMVAILITTILSCTVSKNIETPKDAFPAHFRNASVSTDTTSIGDLEWKNFFTEKDIIQLIDSAVARNNDLQIATKNIEIAQYRFTQSKWGNVPQANLFVNASTNRPSENSFTGMNLNQALGMKHLEDYSAGVSLSWEADIWGKIRNQKKGAFAGYLQSEEVKKALQTNIVANVSKGYYNLLMLDAQLEIARQNLKLNDSTTKIIKLKYDAGQVTSLAIQQSEAQQLNSAQLIPLLEQNIAIQENALSVLTGSFPNSKQRNIRLNAIAIKNNASIGIPSSLVSRRPDVKSAELALKVANANVGITKADLYPALRITAQGGLNSFETSSWFNIPASLFGTVAGGLTQPLLNNKRLKTQYHIAVAEREKAVLGFRQSVLVAVSEVSDALVKVEKLQQQESFLQERVKTLKLAIKNANLLFKNGMAEYLEVLTAQSNLLQSELELANIKREQLSANTELYRALGGGWR, from the coding sequence ATGAAAAAATATACAACTAAAATCGTGATGGTCGCTATTTTGATCACCACCATACTATCTTGTACCGTTTCGAAGAATATTGAAACTCCAAAAGATGCTTTTCCTGCCCATTTCAGGAATGCATCGGTTTCAACAGATACGACAAGTATCGGAGATTTGGAGTGGAAAAATTTCTTTACCGAAAAAGATATTATTCAGTTAATTGATAGCGCCGTGGCGAGAAATAACGATTTGCAAATCGCAACCAAAAACATCGAAATTGCACAATACCGATTCACCCAATCCAAATGGGGAAATGTGCCGCAAGCGAATTTGTTTGTGAATGCCAGTACCAATCGTCCATCAGAAAATAGTTTTACCGGAATGAACCTGAATCAGGCTTTGGGGATGAAACATCTTGAAGATTATTCGGCGGGAGTTTCCCTTTCTTGGGAAGCTGATATCTGGGGTAAAATCCGCAATCAGAAAAAAGGAGCGTTTGCTGGATATTTGCAATCGGAAGAGGTTAAAAAAGCATTGCAGACGAATATTGTAGCCAATGTTTCTAAAGGATATTACAATCTTTTGATGCTAGACGCTCAATTGGAAATCGCCAGACAAAACCTGAAATTGAATGACAGTACCACCAAAATCATCAAATTAAAATACGATGCGGGACAAGTTACCTCATTGGCCATTCAACAATCGGAAGCACAGCAATTGAATTCGGCACAGCTGATTCCTTTATTGGAACAAAATATAGCGATTCAGGAAAATGCTTTGAGTGTGTTGACGGGTTCTTTCCCGAATTCCAAACAGAGAAACATTCGTCTGAATGCTATTGCCATAAAAAACAACGCATCCATCGGGATTCCGTCTTCATTAGTAAGCCGAAGACCAGATGTAAAAAGTGCGGAACTGGCTTTGAAAGTGGCCAATGCCAATGTCGGAATCACCAAAGCCGATTTGTACCCTGCCTTAAGAATTACAGCTCAAGGCGGATTGAATTCGTTTGAAACCAGCAGTTGGTTTAACATTCCGGCTTCTTTATTTGGAACCGTTGCAGGTGGTTTGACACAGCCTTTACTCAACAATAAAAGATTGAAAACCCAATACCATATTGCCGTTGCCGAAAGAGAAAAAGCAGTTTTAGGTTTCAGACAATCGGTTTTGGTAGCGGTTAGTGAAGTATCAGATGCTTTGGTAAAAGTCGAAAAATTACAACAACAGGAATCCTTTTTGCAGGAGCGTGTAAAAACGCTGAAACTAGCCATTAAAAATGCCAATTTGTTATTCAAAAACGGAATGGCGGAATATCTTGAAGTTTTAACTGCACAATCTAACTTACTGCAAAGCGAATTAGAATTAGCCAACATCAAAAGAGAACAACTTTCTGCCAACACGGAATTGTATCGTGCATTGGGCGGAGGCTGGAGATAA
- a CDS encoding efflux RND transporter permease subunit yields the protein MFKIFIQRPVLATVISILLVILGVLGLTKLPLQQFPDIAPPSVLVTAVYPGANAETVLRSVAPSLEESINGVENMTYMSSTASNDGTLAITVFFKLGTDADQAAVNVQNRVAQATSQLPTEVVQQGVTTAKQQNSFIMAIGMFTEDESKYDQTFIANYAQINIIPEIKRIPGVGSAAIFGGTKDYSMRVWLNPTQMSTHNVTPNEVMAAIQDKSLEAAPGKFGERSTEVFEYVIKYKGKLTKPEDYQNIAIRSNADGSILRLKDVARVELGAYSYNSLTRLNGKKGIVIGVIQLAGSNSNDIQIAINKLMEKASKDFPKGIKKNIFYSTKVSLDQSIDQVKHTLLEAFILVFIVVFIFLQDFRSTLIPAIAVPVAILGTFFFMQLFGFSINLLTLFALILAIGIVVDDAIVVVEAIHAKMEHKHLSPKVATHEAMHEITGAIISITLVMAAVFLPVGFMEGSTGVFYRQFAFTMAIAIVISAVNALTLSPALAALFLKDNHATQNGDAPYVKQGFKEKFFTGFNNSFESLTNRYVGGLKFLIRNKWVSLGGLALITIATIVMVNTTPQGFIPTEDQGFIAIAVNTPSGTSLDGTQKVMTEAENVLSKLEASRDVTAISGFNLLTNSTSPSSAVVFVLLKPNEERGKVKDINEIMTDVQGKLGAISEGSFFVFSFPTVPGFSNVEALDLVLQDKTGGKLDKFSGISQNFIGELMKRPEIAVAFTSFKADYPQLQLDINDAKADQLGVKVKDILQTMQAYFGSAQASDFNRFGKYYRVVVQADIADRADPSAIDRVFVKNKNGEMVPINTLVKLSRIYGSETASRYNLFNSIGINAIPKPGFSSGDAIKAIEEVAAQQLPAGYGFEFSGQTREEISSGGQSTTIFLLCLIFIYFLLAAQYESYILPLAVIFSIPAGIFGVFVAIGLTGIENNIYVQVALIMLIGLLAKNAILIVEFAVQKRKSGQALVKASIDAAKLRLRPIIMTSLAFVVGLIPMMSATGPSAQGNHSISIGAAGGMISGVILGLLVIPVLFIVFQHLQERVTGKPIAVIHNEEK from the coding sequence ATGTTCAAAATATTTATACAAAGACCTGTACTGGCAACCGTTATCTCCATTTTACTGGTGATATTAGGTGTACTTGGACTTACAAAATTGCCCTTACAACAGTTTCCTGATATTGCACCGCCATCGGTTTTAGTAACAGCAGTTTATCCGGGAGCGAATGCAGAAACGGTTTTACGTTCTGTTGCACCATCGCTAGAAGAATCGATAAATGGTGTGGAGAATATGACCTATATGAGTTCTACAGCAAGTAATGATGGTACTTTAGCGATTACTGTTTTCTTTAAATTAGGAACGGATGCCGATCAGGCTGCGGTGAACGTGCAAAACAGGGTTGCCCAAGCGACAAGTCAATTGCCTACAGAAGTTGTGCAGCAAGGTGTAACGACCGCGAAACAACAAAACAGCTTCATTATGGCGATTGGTATGTTTACCGAAGACGAATCGAAATACGACCAGACTTTTATTGCCAATTATGCCCAGATTAATATTATTCCTGAAATCAAACGTATTCCGGGAGTGGGTTCGGCAGCGATTTTTGGTGGAACAAAAGATTACTCAATGAGAGTTTGGCTGAATCCAACGCAAATGTCCACTCATAATGTAACGCCAAACGAAGTAATGGCAGCCATTCAGGACAAAAGTTTGGAAGCTGCTCCAGGTAAATTTGGCGAAAGAAGCACCGAAGTTTTCGAATACGTAATCAAATACAAAGGAAAACTGACCAAACCGGAAGATTATCAGAATATTGCGATTCGTTCCAATGCTGATGGTTCTATTCTTCGCCTAAAAGATGTGGCAAGAGTGGAATTGGGTGCTTATTCGTATAACAGTTTAACCCGTTTGAATGGTAAAAAAGGAATTGTAATTGGCGTGATTCAATTGGCTGGTTCCAACTCAAATGACATTCAGATTGCCATTAACAAACTGATGGAAAAGGCTTCTAAAGACTTTCCTAAAGGAATCAAAAAAAATATCTTTTACAGTACAAAAGTATCATTAGACCAATCCATAGATCAAGTAAAACATACTTTATTAGAAGCATTTATTTTGGTATTTATCGTGGTTTTTATCTTCCTTCAAGATTTTAGATCAACCTTAATTCCAGCTATTGCAGTTCCGGTAGCGATTTTAGGAACATTCTTTTTCATGCAGTTATTCGGATTTTCTATAAACCTTTTAACACTTTTTGCTTTAATTCTGGCAATTGGTATTGTGGTCGATGATGCGATTGTCGTAGTCGAAGCCATACACGCCAAAATGGAACACAAACATTTGTCGCCAAAAGTAGCCACTCACGAAGCAATGCACGAAATCACAGGTGCAATTATTTCTATCACCTTGGTAATGGCTGCGGTATTCCTACCCGTTGGTTTTATGGAAGGTTCTACAGGAGTTTTCTACCGCCAGTTTGCTTTTACGATGGCGATTGCAATTGTGATTTCGGCTGTAAATGCTTTGACATTGAGCCCTGCCCTAGCCGCTTTATTTTTAAAAGACAATCACGCTACACAGAATGGAGATGCTCCGTATGTTAAACAAGGATTTAAAGAAAAATTCTTTACGGGTTTCAATAACAGTTTTGAGTCTTTAACAAACCGCTATGTAGGCGGATTGAAATTTTTAATCCGTAACAAATGGGTTTCTTTAGGCGGATTGGCATTGATTACGATTGCCACAATTGTAATGGTAAATACTACGCCTCAAGGGTTTATTCCAACAGAAGATCAAGGATTTATCGCCATTGCAGTAAATACGCCTTCTGGAACATCTTTAGACGGAACTCAAAAAGTAATGACCGAAGCTGAAAATGTATTGAGCAAATTAGAAGCTTCCAGAGATGTAACTGCGATTTCAGGTTTCAACCTATTGACGAATTCTACCAGTCCTTCATCGGCAGTGGTTTTTGTATTGCTGAAACCCAATGAAGAGCGTGGTAAAGTGAAAGATATCAACGAAATAATGACCGATGTTCAAGGAAAATTAGGTGCGATTTCCGAAGGTAGTTTCTTCGTGTTTAGTTTCCCAACCGTTCCAGGTTTTAGTAATGTGGAAGCTTTGGATTTGGTACTGCAAGATAAAACGGGTGGCAAATTGGATAAATTTAGTGGGATTTCTCAAAACTTCATTGGCGAATTGATGAAACGTCCTGAAATTGCAGTTGCTTTTACCAGTTTCAAAGCCGATTATCCGCAATTGCAATTGGATATTAATGATGCCAAAGCCGATCAATTGGGTGTAAAAGTAAAAGACATTCTGCAAACGATGCAAGCCTATTTTGGTAGCGCGCAGGCATCCGATTTTAACAGATTTGGTAAATATTACCGCGTTGTTGTTCAGGCGGATATTGCCGACAGAGCTGATCCATCCGCAATTGACAGAGTATTTGTCAAAAACAAAAATGGCGAAATGGTGCCGATAAATACTTTGGTAAAACTATCCCGTATTTATGGTTCAGAAACCGCTTCGAGATACAATTTGTTTAATTCCATTGGTATCAATGCGATTCCAAAACCTGGATTTAGTTCTGGTGACGCCATCAAAGCCATTGAAGAAGTAGCAGCACAACAATTACCTGCAGGTTACGGATTTGAATTTTCAGGACAAACCCGTGAAGAAATTTCTTCGGGAGGTCAATCGACAACCATTTTCTTATTGTGTTTAATATTCATTTATTTCTTATTAGCCGCACAATATGAAAGTTATATTTTGCCTTTGGCAGTAATATTTTCAATACCTGCGGGAATATTTGGAGTGTTTGTAGCCATTGGTTTAACTGGAATCGAAAACAACATTTATGTACAAGTAGCACTAATAATGCTTATTGGACTGCTCGCCAAAAATGCGATTTTGATTGTCGAATTTGCCGTTCAAAAACGAAAATCGGGTCAGGCATTGGTCAAAGCTTCCATAGACGCTGCCAAGCTCCGTTTACGACCAATTATCATGACCTCACTGGCTTTTGTCGTTGGATTGATTCCGATGATGAGTGCCACAGGACCATCGGCTCAAGGGAATCATTCGATTAGTATTGGTGCTGCGGGCGGAATGATTTCGGGAGTAATTCTTGGATTATTGGTTATCCCGGTTTTATTCATCGTATTCCAACATTTACAAGAAAGAGTTACCGGAAAACCGATAGCCGTAATTCATAACGAAGAAAAATAA
- a CDS encoding efflux RND transporter periplasmic adaptor subunit codes for MKKITLLSLLAAFVISCADKSQAPGAAPVPLLPVATVTNENTITDSEYPASIQGKVDVEIRPQVSGNLDRVLVDEGAYVSKGQTLFKINERPFREQLNNALASLHGAEAALINAQLEVDKLTPLVQNKVVSDYQLKLAKSSYRIAASNIEQSKAMVASAKINLGYTNVTAPVSGYIGRLPKKQGSLVSASDMEPLTTLSDVHEVVAYFSLSETDFINFKSHYAGKTIGDKINHLPPVSLILADNNAYPQKGKIDMVDGQFDKTTGAITLRATFPNANGTLRSGNTGKIRLGINHDNAILVPQSATVEMQDKIFVFTLNKENKVSKMPITVIGKSGVNYLISEGVKSGDQIVLSGIDKLQEGQLIQPEKSAPKVAQIINKK; via the coding sequence ATGAAAAAAATTACACTCTTAAGCCTTCTAGCTGCTTTCGTAATCAGCTGTGCAGATAAATCACAAGCTCCTGGTGCTGCACCCGTTCCACTCCTGCCTGTTGCAACAGTAACAAATGAAAATACGATAACGGATTCTGAATATCCTGCATCAATTCAAGGAAAAGTAGATGTCGAAATTCGTCCGCAAGTAAGTGGCAATTTAGACCGCGTTTTGGTTGACGAAGGTGCGTATGTTTCTAAAGGACAAACTTTATTCAAAATAAACGAACGCCCATTCCGTGAACAATTGAACAATGCACTGGCTAGTCTTCACGGTGCAGAAGCTGCTTTAATCAACGCACAGTTAGAAGTCGATAAACTAACACCTTTGGTACAAAACAAAGTCGTTTCAGACTATCAATTGAAACTGGCTAAATCTTCTTACCGAATTGCCGCTTCCAATATAGAACAATCAAAAGCAATGGTAGCATCTGCCAAAATCAATTTAGGATATACTAATGTTACTGCTCCAGTAAGCGGTTATATTGGAAGATTGCCTAAAAAGCAAGGAAGTTTAGTTTCAGCATCTGATATGGAACCTTTAACTACGCTTTCAGATGTTCACGAAGTGGTGGCCTATTTCTCTTTAAGCGAAACCGATTTTATCAATTTCAAATCGCATTATGCAGGAAAAACTATTGGTGACAAAATCAATCACCTGCCTCCTGTTTCTTTGATATTAGCCGATAACAACGCTTATCCTCAAAAAGGAAAAATTGATATGGTCGATGGCCAATTCGATAAAACTACTGGTGCTATTACCTTAAGAGCTACTTTCCCAAATGCTAACGGAACTTTACGTTCTGGAAATACTGGAAAAATCAGACTCGGAATCAATCATGATAATGCGATTTTAGTTCCTCAATCGGCGACGGTAGAAATGCAGGATAAGATTTTTGTTTTCACTTTAAACAAAGAAAACAAAGTCAGTAAAATGCCTATCACAGTTATTGGAAAAAGCGGTGTCAACTATCTGATTAGTGAGGGTGTGAAATCAGGTGACCAAATCGTATTAAGCGGTATCGATAAACTTCAGGAAGGGCAATTGATTCAGCCTGAAAAATCAGCTCCAAAAGTAGCTCAAATCATTAACAAAAAATAA
- a CDS encoding TetR/AcrR family transcriptional regulator, translated as MARCVEFNEVEKIEKAMNVFWEKGYNATSMQDLVDAMQINRSSLYNTIGDKHQLFMKCIGNYFDNAMCEIKEKVAKETSAKNALIKIITDKADWIVSCDKGCLGMKTIFEIAPDDCIVRNVMSKNNDIFIEYMASIVQKVMDDGEMDDTEDAALMAEYIATSFTGWKQSYILHGNPIKIKKMSEFLIKNIFK; from the coding sequence ATGGCTCGCTGTGTAGAATTTAACGAGGTTGAAAAAATTGAAAAAGCAATGAATGTCTTTTGGGAAAAAGGATATAATGCTACTTCGATGCAAGACCTTGTGGATGCTATGCAAATCAACCGAAGCAGTTTATACAACACCATTGGCGATAAGCATCAGTTATTTATGAAGTGCATAGGCAATTATTTTGATAATGCGATGTGTGAAATAAAAGAAAAGGTAGCCAAAGAAACATCTGCCAAAAATGCTTTAATCAAGATTATTACTGACAAAGCAGATTGGATTGTTTCCTGCGACAAAGGCTGTTTGGGAATGAAAACGATTTTCGAAATCGCTCCAGATGACTGCATTGTGCGAAACGTAATGAGTAAAAACAATGATATTTTTATTGAATATATGGCTTCCATCGTTCAAAAAGTAATGGATGACGGTGAGATGGACGATACTGAAGATGCAGCATTAATGGCAGAATACATTGCCACTTCTTTTACTGGTTGGAAGCAATCGTACATTCTGCACGGAAATCCAATCAAAATCAAAAAAATGTCAGAATTTCTGATTAAGAATATTTTCAAATAA